A single window of Channa argus isolate prfri chromosome 12, Channa argus male v1.0, whole genome shotgun sequence DNA harbors:
- the LOC137137862 gene encoding ICOS ligand-like, which yields MSASKLILSVCLLACFLKRSLSKDQQQIKVKTGDDVTLQCLDPRGGDIKLLEWRRQDLKDEGFVYYYKGRPRNKDYQHSSFQDRVELVDPEMKNGNVSVILKDVTINDTGTYECYVASGDRTELISNITLTVRVSGDAGGDKDGNVGLKVGLSVVALLVGVGGVVGVVMYRKRKGPKEETSYKTADDKDTDHQ from the exons ATGTCGGCTTCGAAACTgatcctgtctgtgtgtcttctcGCATGTTTCCTGAAACGGTCTCTCTCCAAAG ACCAACAACAGATCAAAGTGAAGACTGGAGATGATGTTACTCTTCAGTGTCTGGATCCCAGAGGTGGAGACATAAAACTGCTGGAGTGGAGGAGACAGGACCTGAAGGACGAGGGTTTTGTATACTACTACAAAGGGAGACCCCGAAATAAAGACTACCAACATTCAAGTTTTCAAGACCGAGTGGAGCTGGTAGATCCAGAGATGAAGAATGGAAACgtttctgtgattctgaagGACGTTACCATCAATGAtactggaacatatgagtgttatgTTGCATCTGGAGACAGGACTGAACTAATCAGCAACATCACCCTGACAGTCAGAGTCTCAGGTGATGCTGGAGGAGACAAGGATGGAAATGTTGGACTGAAAGTTGGACTCTCAGTTGTTGCTCTGCTTGTTGGTGTTGgtggtgttgttggtgttgtgatGTATAGAAAACGTAAAGGACCCAAAGAGGAGACTTCATACAAAACTGCTGATGATAAAGACACTGACCATCAGTAG
- the LOC137137811 gene encoding low affinity immunoglobulin gamma Fc region receptor III-like isoform X3: MKGLLNKDIQIKTKQQLFKNNTQHRQTIILDVSVLQFWLCSFFGYNFLSCETSDQLDSHFSLVVICLLCCTTNQAHLTVSPSSSQLFQHDSVSLSCEEDDSSANWTLRRNTTAQQMSQCGDGWGKPAGSSCNISYIFPSDSGVYWCESREPSTSNSITITVTGGAVILQSPVLPVMEGHDVSLHCQTKRPPSKLPADFYKDGSLIRTEPTGHMTIHHVTKSDEGLYKCHISSHGESPPSWIYVTDKPTTTTSPTSTSLSSSSTPVSKGDNMKWLPVWLPLSCVGVVLVLLVLLVLLVLLVRQHVQRKLKADDVNAGEDVTYSDVTILHHGQQPIRRSKESDPAAVYSGVRTEDVSYGQIVIRPKRSRGSEVS, encoded by the exons ATGAAAGGTTTACTAAACAAGGAcatacagataaaaacaaaacagcaattatttaaaaataatacacaacacagacaaacaataaTTCTTGATGTGTCTGTACTGCAGTTCTGGCTTTGCTCCTTTTTTGGGTACAATTTTCTTTCATGTGAAACCTCAGACCAACTTGActctcatttctctttagttgtgatctgtctgctgtgctgcacaacaaaccaag CTCatctgactgtgagtcccagCAGCTCTCAGCTGTTTCAACAtgactctgtctctctgagctgtgaggaggacgacagcTCCGCTAATtggacactgaggaggaacacaaccgCACAACAGATGTCTCAATGTGGAGATGGTTGGGGAAAACCAGCTGGTTCTTCCTGTAACATCAGTTATATTTTCCCAtcggacagtggagtttactggtgtgagtccagagagccatcaaccagtaacagcatcaccatcactgtcactg gtggagcagtgatcctgcagagtcctgtcctccctgtgatggagggacatgatgtctctctgcactgtcaaacaaagaggcctccctccaagctcccagctgatttctataaagatggctccctcatcaggactgagcctacaggtcacatgaccatccaccatgttaccaagtctgatgaaggcctctacaagtgtcacatcagcagtcatggagagtctccacccagctggatctacgtcacag atAAACCCACCACTACAACATCCCCTACATCAACCTCTTTATCGTCATCCTCTACTCCTGTCTCTAAGGGGGACAACATGAAATGGTTGCCTGTTTGGTTGCCACTCAGCTGTGTTGGTGTTGTACTGGTCTTACTGGTTCTACTGGTCTTACTGGTTCTACTTGTGAGACaacatgttcagaggaaacTCAAAG CTGATGATGTAAATGCTGGAGAAGATGTCACATACAGCGATGTCACAATATTACATCACGGACAACAGCCAATCAGACGAAGCAAAG agTCTGATCCAGCTGCAGTTTACTCAGGAGTGAGAACAGAAGACGTCAGTTATGGACAAATAGTCATCAGACCAAAGAGGAGCAGAGGTTCAG AAGTTAGTTAA
- the LOC137137858 gene encoding uncharacterized protein isoform X4 has product MEGHDVSLHCQTKRPPSKLPADFYKDGSLIRTEPTGHMTIHHVTKSDEGLYKCHISSHGESPPSWIYVTEKPTTPPPHSWISFTCQEEKPTISLLPTSQSSPHLYVLLSVLSVLGLDLLVILVLLMRPCVQRKLKETETVAVYLAVMTEDIRFGQTVTTDIKSTETFISILLLSCLM; this is encoded by the exons atggagggacatgatgtctctctgcactgtcaaacaaagaggcctccctccaagctcccagctgatttctataaagatggctccctcatcaggactgagcctacaggtcacatgaccatccaccatgttaccaagtctgatgaaggcctctacaagtgtcacatcagcagtcatggagagtctccacccagctggatctacgtcacag aaaaacctacaacacCACCTCCACACAGCTGGATCTCTTTCACATGTCAGGAAG AGAAACCCACCATCTCACTATTACCAACATCCCAATCGTCTCCACATCTCTATGTGTTGTTGTCTGTTCTATCTGTCTTGGGTTTGGATCTACTGGTGATACTGGTTCTACTGATGAGACCATGTGTTCAGAGGAAACTTAAAG agacTGAAACAGTTGCTGTCTACTTAGCAGTGATGACAGAAGACATCAGGTTTGGACAAACAGTCACCACAGACATCAAATCAACAGAGACATTCATCAGTATTTTACTGTTGAGCTGCTTGATGTGA
- the LOC137137811 gene encoding putative high affinity immunoglobulin gamma Fc receptor IB isoform X1, which produces MKGLLNKDIQIKTKQQLFKNNTQHRQTIILDVSVLQFWLCSFFGYNFLSCETSDQLDSHFSLVVICLLCCTTNQAHLTVSPSSSQLFQHDSVSLSCEEDDSSANWTLRRNTTAQQMSQCGDGWGKPAGSSCNISYIFPSDSGVYWCESREPSTSNSITITVTGGAVILQSPVLPVMEGHDVSLHCQTKRPPSKLPADFYKDGSLIRTEPTGHMTIHHVTKSDEGLYKCHISSHGESPPSWIYVTDKPTTTTSPTSTSLSSSSTPVSKGDNMKWLPVWLPLSCVGVVLVLLVLLVLLVLLVRQHVQRKLKADDVNAGEDVTYSDVTILHHGQQPIRRSKESDPAAVYSGVRTEDVSYGQIVIRPKRSRGSELPPDPEVVYSSLRSNIKPSHLQANH; this is translated from the exons ATGAAAGGTTTACTAAACAAGGAcatacagataaaaacaaaacagcaattatttaaaaataatacacaacacagacaaacaataaTTCTTGATGTGTCTGTACTGCAGTTCTGGCTTTGCTCCTTTTTTGGGTACAATTTTCTTTCATGTGAAACCTCAGACCAACTTGActctcatttctctttagttgtgatctgtctgctgtgctgcacaacaaaccaag CTCatctgactgtgagtcccagCAGCTCTCAGCTGTTTCAACAtgactctgtctctctgagctgtgaggaggacgacagcTCCGCTAATtggacactgaggaggaacacaaccgCACAACAGATGTCTCAATGTGGAGATGGTTGGGGAAAACCAGCTGGTTCTTCCTGTAACATCAGTTATATTTTCCCAtcggacagtggagtttactggtgtgagtccagagagccatcaaccagtaacagcatcaccatcactgtcactg gtggagcagtgatcctgcagagtcctgtcctccctgtgatggagggacatgatgtctctctgcactgtcaaacaaagaggcctccctccaagctcccagctgatttctataaagatggctccctcatcaggactgagcctacaggtcacatgaccatccaccatgttaccaagtctgatgaaggcctctacaagtgtcacatcagcagtcatggagagtctccacccagctggatctacgtcacag atAAACCCACCACTACAACATCCCCTACATCAACCTCTTTATCGTCATCCTCTACTCCTGTCTCTAAGGGGGACAACATGAAATGGTTGCCTGTTTGGTTGCCACTCAGCTGTGTTGGTGTTGTACTGGTCTTACTGGTTCTACTGGTCTTACTGGTTCTACTTGTGAGACaacatgttcagaggaaacTCAAAG CTGATGATGTAAATGCTGGAGAAGATGTCACATACAGCGATGTCACAATATTACATCACGGACAACAGCCAATCAGACGAAGCAAAG agTCTGATCCAGCTGCAGTTTACTCAGGAGTGAGAACAGAAGACGTCAGTTATGGACAAATAGTCATCAGACCAAAGAGGAGCAGAGGTTCAG agcTTCCTCCAGACCCAGAGGTCGTCTACTCTTCACTGAGATCGAACATCAAACCTTCACACCTTCAGGCCAACCACTGA
- the LOC137137811 gene encoding low affinity immunoglobulin gamma Fc region receptor III-like isoform X4, producing MKGLLNKDIQIKTKQQLFKNNTQHRQTIILDVSVLQFWLCSFFGYNFLSCETSDQLDSHFSLVVICLLCCTTNQAHLTVSPSSSQLFQHDSVSLSCEEDDSSANWTLRRNTTAQQMSQCGDGWGKPAGSSCNISYIFPSDSGVYWCESREPSTSNSITITVTGGAVILQSPVLPVMEGHDVSLHCQTKRPPSKLPADFYKDGSLIRTEPTGHMTIHHVTKSDEGLYKCHISSHGESPPSWIYVTDKPTTTTSPTSTSLSSSSTPVSKGDNMKWLPVWLPLSCVGVVLVLLVLLVLLVLLVRQHVQRKLKADDVNAGEDVTYSDVTILHHGQQPIRRSKESKLFRKPVKLYKIQYKETKK from the exons ATGAAAGGTTTACTAAACAAGGAcatacagataaaaacaaaacagcaattatttaaaaataatacacaacacagacaaacaataaTTCTTGATGTGTCTGTACTGCAGTTCTGGCTTTGCTCCTTTTTTGGGTACAATTTTCTTTCATGTGAAACCTCAGACCAACTTGActctcatttctctttagttgtgatctgtctgctgtgctgcacaacaaaccaag CTCatctgactgtgagtcccagCAGCTCTCAGCTGTTTCAACAtgactctgtctctctgagctgtgaggaggacgacagcTCCGCTAATtggacactgaggaggaacacaaccgCACAACAGATGTCTCAATGTGGAGATGGTTGGGGAAAACCAGCTGGTTCTTCCTGTAACATCAGTTATATTTTCCCAtcggacagtggagtttactggtgtgagtccagagagccatcaaccagtaacagcatcaccatcactgtcactg gtggagcagtgatcctgcagagtcctgtcctccctgtgatggagggacatgatgtctctctgcactgtcaaacaaagaggcctccctccaagctcccagctgatttctataaagatggctccctcatcaggactgagcctacaggtcacatgaccatccaccatgttaccaagtctgatgaaggcctctacaagtgtcacatcagcagtcatggagagtctccacccagctggatctacgtcacag atAAACCCACCACTACAACATCCCCTACATCAACCTCTTTATCGTCATCCTCTACTCCTGTCTCTAAGGGGGACAACATGAAATGGTTGCCTGTTTGGTTGCCACTCAGCTGTGTTGGTGTTGTACTGGTCTTACTGGTTCTACTGGTCTTACTGGTTCTACTTGTGAGACaacatgttcagaggaaacTCAAAG CTGATGATGTAAATGCTGGAGAAGATGTCACATACAGCGATGTCACAATATTACATCACGGACAACAGCCAATCAGACGAAGCAAAG AGTCGAAACTGTTTAGGAAACCGGTCAAActatacaaaatacagtataaggAAACTAAAAAGTGA
- the LOC137137811 gene encoding low affinity immunoglobulin gamma Fc region receptor III-like isoform X5: protein MKETSLQCLIFVICLLCCTTNQAHLTVSPSSSQLFQHDSVSLSCEEDDSSANWTLRRNTTAQQMSQCGDGWGKPAGSSCNISYIFPSDSGVYWCESREPSTSNSITITVTGGAVILQSPVLPVMEGHDVSLHCQTKRPPSKLPADFYKDGSLIRTEPTGHMTIHHVTKSDEGLYKCHISSHGESPPSWIYVTDKPTTTTSPTSTSLSSSSTPVSKGDNMKWLPVWLPLSCVGVVLVLLVLLVLLVLLVRQHVQRKLKADDVNAGEDVTYSDVTILHHGQQPIRRSKESDPAAVYSGVRTEDVSYGQIVIRPKRSRGSELPPDPEVVYSSLRSNIKPSHLQANH, encoded by the exons ATGAAGGAAACATCTCTACAGTGTCTGATCT ttgtgatctgtctgctgtgctgcacaacaaaccaag CTCatctgactgtgagtcccagCAGCTCTCAGCTGTTTCAACAtgactctgtctctctgagctgtgaggaggacgacagcTCCGCTAATtggacactgaggaggaacacaaccgCACAACAGATGTCTCAATGTGGAGATGGTTGGGGAAAACCAGCTGGTTCTTCCTGTAACATCAGTTATATTTTCCCAtcggacagtggagtttactggtgtgagtccagagagccatcaaccagtaacagcatcaccatcactgtcactg gtggagcagtgatcctgcagagtcctgtcctccctgtgatggagggacatgatgtctctctgcactgtcaaacaaagaggcctccctccaagctcccagctgatttctataaagatggctccctcatcaggactgagcctacaggtcacatgaccatccaccatgttaccaagtctgatgaaggcctctacaagtgtcacatcagcagtcatggagagtctccacccagctggatctacgtcacag atAAACCCACCACTACAACATCCCCTACATCAACCTCTTTATCGTCATCCTCTACTCCTGTCTCTAAGGGGGACAACATGAAATGGTTGCCTGTTTGGTTGCCACTCAGCTGTGTTGGTGTTGTACTGGTCTTACTGGTTCTACTGGTCTTACTGGTTCTACTTGTGAGACaacatgttcagaggaaacTCAAAG CTGATGATGTAAATGCTGGAGAAGATGTCACATACAGCGATGTCACAATATTACATCACGGACAACAGCCAATCAGACGAAGCAAAG agTCTGATCCAGCTGCAGTTTACTCAGGAGTGAGAACAGAAGACGTCAGTTATGGACAAATAGTCATCAGACCAAAGAGGAGCAGAGGTTCAG agcTTCCTCCAGACCCAGAGGTCGTCTACTCTTCACTGAGATCGAACATCAAACCTTCACACCTTCAGGCCAACCACTGA
- the LOC137137811 gene encoding putative high affinity immunoglobulin gamma Fc receptor IB isoform X2, translating into MKGLLNKDIQIKTKQQLFKNNTQHRQTIILDVSVLQFWLCSFFGYNFLSCETSDQLDSHFSLVVICLLCCTTNQAHLTVSPSSSQLFQHDSVSLSCEEDDSSANWTLRRNTTAQQMSQCGDGWGKPAGSSCNISYIFPSDSGVYWCESREPSTSNSITITVTGGAVILQSPVLPVMEGHDVSLHCQTKRPPSKLPADFYKDGSLIRTEPTGHMTIHHVTKSDEGLYKCHISSHGESPPSWIYVTDKPTTTTSPTSTSLSSSSTPVSKGDNMKWLPVWLPLSCVGVVLVLLVLLVLLVLLVRQHVQRKLKADDVNAGEDVTYSDVTILHHGQQPIRRSKESDPAAVYSGVRTEDVSYGQIVIRPKRSRGSELPPDTEVVYSSLRSNVKPSHLQSNH; encoded by the exons ATGAAAGGTTTACTAAACAAGGAcatacagataaaaacaaaacagcaattatttaaaaataatacacaacacagacaaacaataaTTCTTGATGTGTCTGTACTGCAGTTCTGGCTTTGCTCCTTTTTTGGGTACAATTTTCTTTCATGTGAAACCTCAGACCAACTTGActctcatttctctttagttgtgatctgtctgctgtgctgcacaacaaaccaag CTCatctgactgtgagtcccagCAGCTCTCAGCTGTTTCAACAtgactctgtctctctgagctgtgaggaggacgacagcTCCGCTAATtggacactgaggaggaacacaaccgCACAACAGATGTCTCAATGTGGAGATGGTTGGGGAAAACCAGCTGGTTCTTCCTGTAACATCAGTTATATTTTCCCAtcggacagtggagtttactggtgtgagtccagagagccatcaaccagtaacagcatcaccatcactgtcactg gtggagcagtgatcctgcagagtcctgtcctccctgtgatggagggacatgatgtctctctgcactgtcaaacaaagaggcctccctccaagctcccagctgatttctataaagatggctccctcatcaggactgagcctacaggtcacatgaccatccaccatgttaccaagtctgatgaaggcctctacaagtgtcacatcagcagtcatggagagtctccacccagctggatctacgtcacag atAAACCCACCACTACAACATCCCCTACATCAACCTCTTTATCGTCATCCTCTACTCCTGTCTCTAAGGGGGACAACATGAAATGGTTGCCTGTTTGGTTGCCACTCAGCTGTGTTGGTGTTGTACTGGTCTTACTGGTTCTACTGGTCTTACTGGTTCTACTTGTGAGACaacatgttcagaggaaacTCAAAG CTGATGATGTAAATGCTGGAGAAGATGTCACATACAGCGATGTCACAATATTACATCACGGACAACAGCCAATCAGACGAAGCAAAG agTCTGATCCAGCTGCAGTTTACTCAGGAGTGAGAACAGAAGACGTCAGTTATGGACAAATAGTCATCAGACCAAAGAGGAGCAGAGGTTCAG
- the LOC137137864 gene encoding myelin-oligodendrocyte glycoprotein-like has translation MAAVTSASVLSTLLLLCISPVFVFVVQNITAREGENVSLPCSALQNSDIIVIEWSRRFQNFSHVVFLHRDGWFDPWNQHPSYKNRVELKDEQMKDGNMSLILKNVIISDTGTYDCLIQRGTDQIKTTETICTINLTVFQPGGDEDGNVGLKVGLSVVALLVGVVGVVMYRKRKGPKEETSYKAADDKDTDHQ, from the exons ATGGCCGCTGTAACATCTGCGTCAGTCCTGTCTACTTTGCTTTTACTCTGCATCTCTCcggtgtttgtctttgttg TCCAGAACATCACAGCTCGAGAGGGAGAAAATGTGTCTCTGCCCTGTTCAGCTCTTCAAAACTCTGACATCATAGTTATAGAGTGGAGCAGACGTTTTCAGAACTTTTCTCATGTTGTCTTTTTGCATCGGGATGGGTGGTTTGATCCATGGAACCAGCATCCATCTTATAAGAATCGGGTGGAGCTGAAGGACGAACAGATGAAAGATGGAAACATGTCTTTGATTCTGAAGAATGTGATAATTAGTGACACTGGAACATATGACTGTCTCATCCAGAGAGGAACAGACCAAATAAAGACAACTGAGACAATCTGCACTATCAACCTGACTGTTTTTCaaccag GTGGAGACGAGGATGGAAATGTTGGACTGAAAGTTGGTCTCTCAGTTGTTGCTCTGcttgttggtgttgttggtgttgtgatGTATAGAAAACGTAAAGGACCCAAAGAGGAGACTTCATACAAAGCTGCTGATGATAAAGACACTGACCATCAGTAG